A stretch of the Tachysurus vachellii isolate PV-2020 chromosome 26, HZAU_Pvac_v1, whole genome shotgun sequence genome encodes the following:
- the LOC132841217 gene encoding butyrophilin-like protein 2 — MCLYEEQESLNLQKEIKMVTASNEFKLSGPSGELYNHSAVTLSCRLSPEISAVDLEIRWFKGTDCVCVYKNSKVTEGRGYEGRVSLFTQELERGNVSLQLRNCTESDDGYYLCQVTDGDRTEEITVYMSKCSRSPHCKNSTSSSVLLISVHKHTQYSV; from the exons ATGTGTTTATATGAGGAACAGGAAAG TCTGAATCtacagaaagagataaagatggTGACTGCAAGCA ATGAGTTTAAACTCAGTGGTCCCAGTGGAGAGTTGTATAATCACTCTGCTGTCACTCTCTCATGTCGTCTGTCTCCTGAAATTAGTGCTGTTGACTTGGAGATCCGGTGGTTTAAGGGgacagactgtgtttgtgtttataagaaCAGTAAGGTGACAGAGGGGAGAGGTTATGAGGGCAGAGTGAGTCTGTTCACTCAGGAGCTGGAGAGAGGAAACGTCTCCTTACAGCTGAGAAACTGTACAGAGTCAGATGATGGATATTACCTCTGTCAGGTCACTGATGgagacagaacagaagagattacagtatatatgagtAAGTGTTCCAGATCTCCACACTGTAAAaactccacatcatcatctgtgCTTCTCATCtcagtacataaacacactcagtaTTCAGTGTGA